A genomic region of Papaver somniferum cultivar HN1 chromosome 7, ASM357369v1, whole genome shotgun sequence contains the following coding sequences:
- the LOC113294540 gene encoding uncharacterized protein LOC113294540, giving the protein MTSQLEEGSKPHDNTQFEEEHAQHFKDEEDEEMFPEGITFEQVDPYSLVKGSKFVSKNAFKKHLRAYCVKHKHQVKFKDSNNYKITVKCIHHENTKCPMFIYGRVLKGEGTTFTLRSWNVKHTCNGNVKGEKRCANPKFVADWYMQRLETLGNKNKIHDPESLANEFNKTVKVKIKYHTTWRARNIVLQNLHGSYEEQYKKIPAFCEMVKEKMPGSVASFSYGSTDNTFLSMTLCFKPATEGFLAGCRKIIGLDACHLYGKYGGVLLVATGLDGQNGLVPLGIMVCRNETIDNWKIFLKDLKAILGEDLHFTIISDKQRGLVKLVTNTSAWMSTDYNFKKYFKSYSLHVHFWNAAKCYTKRHYQQHMDKLFAEDEKAALYLIDQKPESWSRSHFSNDSKCEHINNNFSESFNNMAKPFRDKPIITLAQMYNKLVMGLFFKRRNESENWQDGEIVPKAMKLITKMQDLNHLFELPGAVRGRVYEVRSVHDAVFVVDISKKSCSCLQWQLRGFPCQHAIVALTPLKPNWLDYCDPVYSMEYYKKTYAPEFQPLSAEIDWNILVEFTNPPVIIRKTGRTRKKRIPSYDEAGSVKKMIKCKKCGVYGQYAITCAGGEVGKNPKGEKPRTCVDGSTSSTYVPEPPKRKYNRKKPVVSASAGASTTAKDGMKNQNNSKACVCESSK; this is encoded by the exons ATGACAAGTCAGTTAGAAGAAGGTTCAAAGCCTCATGATAACACACAGTTTGAGGAAGAGCATGCACAACATTTTAAGGATGAGGAAGATGAGGAGATGTTCCCTGAGGGAATTACTTTTGAACAAGTGGATCCTTACAGCCTAGTGAAGGGAAGCAAGTTTGTCAGCAAGAATGCTTTCAAGAAGCATTTGAGGGCCTACTGTGTGAAGCATAAACATCAGGTCAAGTTTAAAGATTCAAACAACTACAAGATTACGGTGAAGTGCATTCATCATGAGAATACCAAGTGTCCTATGTTCATTTATGGAAGAGTTTTGAAGGGTGAAGGAACTACATTTACTCTGAGAAGTTGGAATGTGAAGCACACATGCAATGGAAATGTTAAAGGGGAGAAAAGATGTGCAAATCCAAAATTTGTAGCTGACTGGTACATGCAAAGGTTGGAGACTCTTggtaacaaaaacaaaatccatgATCCTGAGTCATTGGCAAATGAGTTCAACAAAACAGTGAAAGTGAAAATTAAGTACCATACAACATGGAGAGCAAGAAATATTGTGTTGCAGAATCTTCATGGAAGCTATGAGGAGCAGTACAAGAAAATTCCTGCATtctgtgaaatggtgaag GAAAAAATGCCTGGCAGTGTAGCTAGTTTCTCATATGGAAGCACAGACAACACATTCTTGTCAATGACACTCTGCTTCAAGCCTGCTACAGAAGGATTCTTGGCTGGATGTAGGAAAATCATTGGATTGGATGCTTGCCATTTGTATGGGAAGTATGGTGGTGTGTTACTGGTTGCAACAGGTCTAGATGGTCAGAATGGTTTAGTACCTCTTGGTATAATGGTGTGTAGGAATGAAACCATTGACAACTGGAAGATATTTCTCAAAGACTTGAAAGCTATACTGGGTGAAGACTTGCATTTCACCATTATATCAGACAAGCAGAGGGGATTAGTGAAGCTTGTGACAAATACTTCTGCTTGGATGAGCACAGATTAT AATTTCAAGAAGTATTTCAAGTCATACAGCTTAcatgttcatttctggaatgctgCCAAATGTTACACAAAGAGACACTATCAG CAACACATGGATAAATTATTTGCTGAGGATGAAAAAGCTGCACTGTATCTCATAGATCAAAAACCTGAAAGCTGGTCTAGGTCTCATTTCTCAAATGACAGCAAGTGTGAGCACATCAACAATAATTTCTCAGAGTCTTTCAACAACATGGCCAAGCCCTTTAGAGATAAGCCAATCATTACACTTGCACAAATGTATAATAAACTGGTGATGGGTCTTTTCTTCAAGAGGAGGAATGAAAGTGAAAACTGGCAGGATGGTGAGATAGTTCCAAAGGCAATGAAGCTGATTACAAAGATGCAGGACTTAAATCATCTGTTTGAGTTACCTGGAGCTGTAAGGGGAAGGGTGTATGAGGTCAGGAGTGTTCATGATGCTGTGTTTGTTGTGGATATTTCCAAAAAGAGCTGTAGTTGTTTGCAGTGGCAGCTGAGGGGATTTCCCTGTCAACATGCTATAGTTGCTTTAACACCATTGAAACCAAACTGGCTTGA CTACTGTGACCCTGTATACAGTATGGAATACTACAAAAAGACATATGCTCCAGAGTTTCAACCACTGTCAGCTGAAATTGACTGG AATATACTGGTAGAGTTCACTAATCCTCCTGTTATCATAAGAAAAACTGGAAGGACAAGGAAGAAGAGGATTCCTTCTTATGATGAAGCTGGAAGTGTGAAGAAAATGATAAAGTGTAAGAAGTGTGGAGTTTATGGTCAATATGCAATAACTTGTGCTGGTGGAGAGGTTGGAAAGAATCCAAAGGGAGAAAAACCTAGAACCTGTGTTGATGGCTCAACATCATCTACTTATGTCCCTGAACCACCAAAAAGGAAGTACAATAGAAAGAAACCGGTTGTTAGTGCTTCTGCAGGTGCATCTACTACTGCTAAGGATGGAATGAAGAACCAAAACAATTCCAAAGCATGTGTTTGTGAATCTTCTAAATAA
- the LOC113297033 gene encoding probable beta-1,3-galactosyltransferase 14: MPSSPKFFYPSRQSSQYTRKTSFLIFCILIGISGFLFGLFAILRTEDNNKCSYEVRSVSVAWEEHQNSGNQNVAVQNNRYKVMGFVGIQTGFRSAGRRASLRKTWFPSNREGLLRLEESTGLAFRFVIGRTSEKSKMAELRKEVAEYDDFMLLDIQEQYSRLPYKTLAFFKAAYALFDSDFYVKADDDIYLRPDRLSLLLAKERSHPQTYIGCMKKGPVFADPKLKWYEPLSDLLGKEYFLHAYGPIYALSADVVASLVALRNNSFRMFSNEDVTIGAWMLAMNVNHENNHLLCEPDCTPSSIAVWDIPKCSGLCDPEKKLLELHQRKNCFEDNPTTASNQNSELLEAGK, encoded by the exons ATGCCTTCATCTCCTAAATTCTTCTATCCTTCACGCCAATCATCACAATACACTCGAAAAACTTCTTTTCTAATCTTTTGTATTCTAATTGGGATATCTGGATTCCTTTTTGGattatttgcaatattaagaacCGAGGATAACAATAAGTGTAGTTATGAAGTTAGATCTGTTTCTGTAGCTTGGGAAGAGCATCAAAATAGTGGTAATCAAAACGTTGCTGTACAAAATAATCGATATAAAGTGATGGGATTTGTTGGAATTCAAACTGGGTTTAGATCTGCAGGGAGACGAGCTTCTCTGAGGAAAACTTGGTTTCCATCTAATCGAGAAGGACTTTTACG TTTGGAAGAATCAACTGGTTTGGCTTTCAGATTTGTGATCGGAAGAACCTCTGAAAAATCGAAGATGGCCGAGCTCAGAAAAGAGGTGGCAGAATATGATGATTTCATGCTTTTAGACATTCAAGAACAGTACAGTAGACTCCCGTATAAAAC GTTAGCTTTCTTCAAAGCTGCTTATGCACTTTTTGATTCGGATTTTTATGTCAAAGCTGATGATGACATCTATTTAAGACCAG acCGTCTTTCATTACTCTTGGCGAAGGAACGTTCTCACCCTCAAACTTATATCGGATGCATGAAAAAGGGTCCGGTTTTCGCTGACCCAAAGCTTAAATG GTATGAGCCTCTCTCTGATTTACTTGGGAAGGAATATTTTCTTCATGCGTATGGTCCTATTTATGCCCTCTCCGCAGATGTTGTCGCCAGCTTGGTTGCCTTAAGAAACAACAG TTTCCGAATGTTTAGTAATGAAGATGTTACAATTGGCGCATGGATGCTAGCAATGAATGTTAACCATGAAAATAATCATTTGCTATGTGAACCTGACTGCACTCCATCATCCATTGCTGTGTGGGATATTCCCAAATGTTCag GGCTCTGCGATCCAGAAAAGAAGTTACTGGAACTACATCAAAGAAAGAACTGCTTTGAAGATAATCCAACAACAGCTTCCAACCAAAACTCCGAGTTATTAGAAGCTGGTAAATGA